From the genome of Mustela lutreola isolate mMusLut2 chromosome 16, mMusLut2.pri, whole genome shotgun sequence, one region includes:
- the PNMA8A gene encoding paraneoplastic antigen-like protein 8A: MAMNLLEDWCRGMEVDIHRSLMVTGIPEDCGQAEIEETLNGVLSPLGPYFVLNKIFLREENAKAALIEVGEGVNLRAIPREFPGRGGVWRVICRDPTQDAEFLKNLNEFLDSEGRTWEDVVRLLQLGQPSRPQNRPSQNWADALGVLLGAVVQIVFYMDAEIRSREEAGAEEGADDQVASASTSGARRKVKKEPGWAAEIGSALKMENLGSCNDPEDEGDPPKPLVRRAGAKSRSRKKKQKKRPKQESVLWRKPRGRRFNSSASLEDPEAAGAENMEVSDSIRSKRKLRVKQEESALKKPVAKCAWRAPSSSSHDSRSEAVSPGLASQSDQGGGQEGPQKKKAMGWALTKSPVPVRKKKKVSLGPVSYVLVESEDAKKKPAMGKKGPSSRRDGLFQKAPRGPQPVGLLASTSRGPKAKPEGSLQASSGQNGNRSHLGCAGERLSGESEQERQVGAEALRAVAGQVELEEHASMAEGAGVPPAEVLEGGSPDLPPRSP; encoded by the coding sequence ATGGCCATGAACCTTCTGGAGGACTGGTGCCGGGGGATGGAAGTGGACATCCATAGGTCCCTGATGGTCACGGGCATCCCCGAGGACTGTGGTCAAGCGGAAATTGAGGAGACTTTGAATGGGGTCCTCTCCCCGCTGGGCCCATACTTTGTGCTCAATAAGATTTTCCTGCGGGAAGAGAATGCCAAAGCTGCCCTAATTGAGGTGGGAGAGGGTGTGAATCTCAGGGCCATTCCTCGGGAGTTCCCAGGAAGGGGGGGCGTCTGGAGAGTGATTTGTAGAGACCCCACCCAGGatgctgagtttttaaaaaatctgaatgaatTCCTGGATTCTGAGGGGCGTACCTGGGAGGATGTGGTCCGCCTGCTCCAGCTTGGCCAGCCCTCACGGCCCCAGAATCGGCCTTCACAGAACTGGGCAGATGCTTTGGGGGTGCTCTTGGGGGCAGTGGTGCAGATCGTCTTCTACATGGATGCTGAGATCCGCAGCCGTGAGGAAGCCGGGGCTGAAGAAGGTGCTGATGACCAGGTAGCTTCAGCCTCAACCTCAGGTGCGCGGAGGAAGGTGAAGAAGGAGCCAGGGTGGGCTGCCGAAATAGGTTCCGCTTTGAAGATGGAAAATCTCGGCAGCTGCAACGACCCAGAAGACGAAGGTGACCCTCCGAAACCTCTGGTTCGTAGGGCTGGAGCTAAAAGTCGCTccaggaagaagaagcagaaaaaaagacccaagcaggaatcCGTGCTCTGGAGGAAGCCCAGAGGCCGCCGTTTCAACAGCTCGGCCTCCTTGGAGGATCCTGAGGCTGCTGGGGCTGAAAACATGGAGGTCTCCGATTCCATCAGGAGCAAAAGGAAGCTGCGCGTGAAGCAGGAGGAGTCGGCCTTAAAGAAGCCCGTGGCAAAATGTGCCTGGAGGGCTCCCAGCAGCTCATCCCATGACTCGCGGTCAGAAGCTGTGAGCCCTGGGCTTGCTTCACAGTCAGACCAAGGTGGCGGTCAGGAGGGCCCCCAGAAGAAGAAGGCCATGGGCTGGGCCTTGACAAAGAGCCCTGTCCCtgtgagaaagaagaagaaggtgagcTTGGGCCCTGTTTCATATGTCCTTGTCGAGTCAGAAGATGCCAAGAAGAAGCCAGCGATGGGGAAGAAAGGGCCGAGCTCAAGACGAGATGGGTTGTTTCAGAAGGCCCCACGAGGCCCCCAGCCGGTGGGGTTGCTGGCCTCCACTTCTCGGGGCCCAAAGGCCAAGCCAGAAGGTTCTCTTCAGGCCTCCAGTGGTCAGAATGGCAACAGAAGTCACTTGGGTTGTGCCGGCGAACGGCTGAGTGGAGAATCCGAGCAGGAGAGACAGGTGGGCGCAGAGGCGCTTAGGGCCGTCGCAGGTCAGGTGGAGCTTGAGGAGCACGCGAGCATGGCGGAGGGGGCGGGTGTCCCACCAGCTGAGGTTTTAGAGGGTGGAAGCCCTGACCTTCCTCCTAGAAGTCCCTGA